A genomic region of Aspergillus oryzae RIB40 DNA, chromosome 1 contains the following coding sequences:
- a CDS encoding J domain-containing protein (molecular chaperone (DnaJ superfamily)), translated as MSTDYTYDEQGQFFPFFILTLTGLVTFPLTYNLLKPSKELENTAPRIKSDYKPEHGDLIEAQKRKRLRKERRIKRIVTVVLGYAVMAWMVYLIIVTARTVPKIWDPYDILGISRSADEKAISRHYKRLSLIYHPDKIRPDPAKNETIEMLNERFVELTKAYKALTDEEVRNNYIQYGHPDGKQSFSIGIALPQFIVTEGNGKYVLLVYGGLLGVLLPYIVGRWWYGSQRYTKERVLVASAGNIFREYKDGITGGGIVGALSSGDEFKDMLKGSQAEAGLAKLEKMVLADDSSFLSSADREKLKELDDSTRRKALALLWAYLGRIDLNDATLNGEKYEAAPIALSLNEAFTAISLAFGNLRPILGSFQVSQNIIQAIAPGSSPLLQLPYFTDDIVKSVEGDDAKTHFNVQRFMSLPEDKRHSLTVGAGLLSEKQYASAISVAKQLPALEVSKAFFKVMGEKVITPSSLVQLVVKARFVPPGYSNVPEVTPADLEDVDPDEDDLDALMGRKSTKTKKLANGEKVESKVEAIQPPLAHAPYLARDHSPRWHIFLADPKQGKMAVPPFTFTTFDKPLFDEAGKPTFNVQTLKMQFQAPPQVGDFTFVMHLLCDSYLGLDTKMEVTLHIDDPAKAAALEEEDDISEPDEDSIAGQMQALKTGQPPKKKAKKPEDDSSEDESDTDGDAGDTSDTNTETDVDD; from the exons ATGTCTACAGATTACACCTATGACGAACAG GGTCAATTCTTCCCGTTCTTCATCCTAACCCTTACGGGTCTTGTTACATTCCCGTTAACATATAATCTTCTCAAGCCGAGCAAAG AACTCGAGAACACCGCCCCTCGAATAAAATCGGACTACAAGCCGGAACATGGCGATCTCATTGAGGCGCAGAAGCGTAAACGTTTACGCAAGGAGCGCAGGATTAAGCGCATCGTTACCGTTGTCTTGGGATATGCAGTTATGGCTTGGATGGTTTATTTGATTATTGTTACTGCCAGAACAGTGCCCAAGATTTGGGATCCTTATGACATCCTCGGCATCTCCAGG AGCGCCGATGAAAAAGCGATCTCAAGACACTACAAACGTCTATCTCTTATCTATCACCCCGACAAGATTCGGCCAGACCCCGCGAAGAATGAGACTATCGAAATGCTCAACGAGCGTTTCGTTGAGCTGACCAAGGCCTACAAAGCACTtacagatgaggaagttcgAAATAACTATATTCAATATGGCCATCCCGATGGCAAGCAAAGCTTCAGCATTGGTATTGCTTTGCCGCAATTTATTGTCACGGAGGGAAATGGGAAGTACGTTTTGCTCGTTTATGGCGGCTTGCTCGGTGTTCTTCTCCCTTACATTGTCGGTCGGTGGTGGTATGGCTCACAGCGATACACCAAGGAGAGAGTCCTCGTTGCTAGTGCAGGGAACATTTTCCGTGAATACAAGGATGGTATCACCGGGGGTGGAATCGTCGGTGCTCTTTCCTCTGGTGACGAGTTCAAGGATATGCTCAAGGGCTCGCAAGCAGAGGCTGGGCTGGCGAAGCTGGAAAAGATGGTCTTAGCAGATGATTCCTCGTTCCTCTCTTCTGCAGACCGTGAGAAGCTTAAGGAGCTGGATGATTCTACACGCCGGAAGGCGCTTGCTTTGTTGTGGGCTTACCTTGGCCGCATTGATTTAAATGATGCTACACTCAATGGAG AAAAGTACGAGGCCGCCCCCATTGCGCTCTCTTTGAACGAAGCGTTCACAGCCATTTCTCTGGCATTCGGTAACCTTCGTCCCATTTTGGGCTCTTTCCAAGTTTCTCAGAATATAATCCAAGCCATCGCTCCGGGATCATCCCCGCTTCTCCAATTGCCTTACTTCACCGACGACATTGTCAAATCTGTTGAAGGCGATGACGCCAAAACTCACTTCAACGTTCAGAGGTTCATGAGCTTGCCTGAGGATAAGCGACACAGCCTCACAGTTGGTGCAGGCCTTTTGTCTGAGAAACAATACGCAAGCGCCATCTCTGTTGCTAAGCAGCTCCCCGCTCTCGAAGTTTCTAAAGCATTCTTTAAGGTTATGGGAGAGAAGGTTATCACGCCAAGCAGTCTTGTCCAGCTCGTTGTCAAAGCACGGTTCGTCCCTCCAGGGTATTCGAACGTTCCGGAAGTGACCCCAGCCgaccttgaggatgttgaccctgatgaggatgatctcGATGCTCTCATGGGTCGCAAGTctaccaagaccaagaagctcGCCAACGGTGAGAAGGTGGAGAGCAAGGTTGAAGCCATTCAACCGCCACTAGCTCATGCACCATATCTGGCTCGTGACCACTCTCCTCGGTGGCATATTTTCTTGGCCGATCCCAAGCAGGGCAAGATGGCCGTTCCGCCATTTACATTCACAACCTTTGACAAACCCTTGTTCGATGAAGCTGGGAAGCCTACATTTAATGTCCAGACTCTCAAGATGCAGTTCCAGGCGCCCCCTCAGGTCGGAGACTTTACCTTTGTGATGCACTTGCTGTGTGACAGCTACCTCGGTCTTGACACGAAGATGGAAGTCACGCTCCACATCGATGATCCTGCCAAGGCAGCTgcgctggaggaagaggatgatatcagTGAGCCCGATGAAG ATTCTATTGCCGGTCAAATGCAGGCCTTGAAGACCGGTCAAccccccaagaagaaggccaagaagccaGAAGATGACTCTAGTGAGGATGAGAGTGATACAGACGGCGACGCAGGAGATACCAGTGATACCAACACCGAGACCGACGTTGACGATTAA